In the Malania oleifera isolate guangnan ecotype guangnan chromosome 1, ASM2987363v1, whole genome shotgun sequence genome, one interval contains:
- the LOC131151756 gene encoding chaperone protein dnaJ 11, chloroplastic, with product MLAASPSPSILRLSPQISGAKISARPSPPVPTTIRFRPPVAAAAAAERTTSSSCFCPPKLASSCSSLYEILGLPMGATGQEIKAAYRRLARICHPDVAAVGRKDSSANEFLKIHTAYSTLSDPEKRADYDRELFRQHRPFGSFAGISASPVTVSSFSGYPRRNWETDQCW from the coding sequence ATGCTCGCTGCGTCTCCGTCCCCGTCAATTCTCCGACTGTCTCCGCAGATCTCCGGCGCCAAAATTTCTGCCAGGCCTTCACCTCCGGTGCCGACTACCATCAGATTCCGGCCACCTGTCGCCGCTGCGGCAGCCGCTGAGAGAACCACGTCGTCCTCTTGCTTCTGTCCTCCCAAACTGGCTTCCTCGTGCTCTTCGCTGTACGAGATTTTAGGGCTCCCGATGGGGGCCACCGGGCAGGAGATCAAAGCGGCGTACCGACGACTGGCTAGAATCTGCCATCCCGACGTGGCCGCCGTCGGCCGGAAAGACTCGTCAGCAAACGAGTTCTTGAAGATCCACACCGCGTACTCAACACTCTCGGATCCAGAGAAGCGCGCCGATTACGATCGGGAGCTTTTCAGGCAGCACCGGCCGTTCGGATCTTTCGCCGGCATTTCAGCTTCGCCGGTGACGGTTTCGTCGTTTTCCGGCTACCCTCGCCGGAACTGGGAGACAGATCAGTGCTGGTAG